One Halobacterium sp. DL1 DNA window includes the following coding sequences:
- a CDS encoding X-Pro dipeptidase, producing the protein MSELVPFRSSEYERRVDRTRERMREAGLDALLVTDPANMNYLTGYESWSFYVHQGVLLTLDHDPVWVGREMDAKSAEVTTWMDDDHVLSYTDDYVQSPHDKHPMDYVATVVEEFGYDDRTLGVEMDAYYYTAKSHARLTDQLPEADTEDATLLVNWVRLKKTDAEIAYMEQAAQLAETGMQAAVDTIGEGVRESDAAAAIYEGLIGGTEEFGGDYPAIVPLMPSGDYTGTPHLSWSDREFENGDPVIVELAGCKHRYHCPMARTLSVGEPDPEMAETAEVVRGGLQDALDAVEPGVTAEEVEAVWSESIAKHGIEKDSRLGYSTGIGYPPDWGEHTASLRPGDETVLEEDMAFHMIPGIWFDDFGVEISETFRVTKNGAETLADFDRDLFVV; encoded by the coding sequence ATGAGTGAACTCGTCCCCTTCCGGAGTAGTGAGTACGAACGGCGGGTCGACCGGACGCGCGAACGGATGCGCGAGGCCGGCCTCGACGCCCTGCTCGTCACCGACCCCGCGAACATGAACTACCTCACGGGCTACGAGTCCTGGTCGTTCTACGTCCACCAGGGCGTGCTGCTCACGCTCGACCACGACCCCGTGTGGGTCGGCCGCGAGATGGACGCCAAGTCCGCGGAGGTGACGACGTGGATGGACGACGACCACGTCCTCTCCTACACGGACGACTACGTCCAGTCCCCACACGACAAACACCCCATGGACTACGTCGCGACGGTGGTCGAGGAGTTCGGCTACGACGACCGAACGCTCGGCGTGGAGATGGACGCCTACTACTACACCGCGAAGTCCCACGCGCGCCTCACCGACCAGCTGCCCGAGGCCGACACGGAGGACGCCACGCTGCTGGTGAACTGGGTCCGGCTGAAGAAGACCGACGCGGAGATAGCGTACATGGAGCAGGCCGCACAGCTGGCCGAGACGGGGATGCAGGCTGCCGTCGACACCATCGGCGAGGGCGTCCGCGAGTCCGACGCCGCGGCCGCCATCTACGAGGGCCTCATCGGCGGCACCGAGGAGTTCGGCGGCGACTACCCGGCCATCGTCCCGCTGATGCCCTCGGGGGACTACACCGGCACCCCGCACCTCTCGTGGTCCGACCGCGAGTTCGAGAACGGTGACCCCGTCATCGTCGAACTCGCGGGCTGCAAGCACCGCTACCACTGCCCGATGGCGCGCACGCTCAGCGTCGGCGAACCAGACCCCGAGATGGCCGAAACCGCCGAGGTCGTCAGGGGCGGACTCCAGGACGCTCTCGACGCCGTCGAACCCGGCGTCACCGCCGAGGAGGTCGAGGCTGTCTGGAGCGAGAGTATCGCGAAACACGGCATCGAGAAGGACTCCCGCCTCGGCTACTCGACGGGCATCGGCTACCCGCCGGACTGGGGCGAACACACCGCCAGCCTCCGGCCCGGCGACGAGACGGTGCTCGAGGAGGACATGGCCTTCCACATGATTCCGGGCATCTGGTTCGACGACTTCGGCGTCGAGATCAGCGAGACGTTCCGGGTCACGAAGAACGGCGCGGAGACGCTGGCGGACTTCGACCGCGACCTCTTCGTCGTGTAG